From Entelurus aequoreus isolate RoL-2023_Sb linkage group LG22, RoL_Eaeq_v1.1, whole genome shotgun sequence, one genomic window encodes:
- the LOC133639337 gene encoding sialic acid synthase-like has product MPLKFELCPGRMIGGNHPCFIIAEIGQNHQGDIEIAKKLIKMAKDCGADCAKFQKSELQYKFNKRALERPYTSKHSWGATYGDHKRHLEFSHEQCRELQKYAKDVGIFFTASGQDEMAVEFLDELKVPFFKVASLDVSNFPYLEKTAKKGRPMVVSSGMQSMETMRQAYKTVKAHNQNFAILQCTSAYPLDPENVNLRVIKEYMKEFPDIPIGYSGHESGISISVAAVALGAKVLERHVTLDKTWKGNDHEASLEPSELAELVRSVRVVEKALGSGVKRMLPCEKTCYDKLGKSVVAKVKIPKGTVLTLDMLAVKVAEPMGVAAEDIFQLIGRVVTEDVGEDESVTPGVVDSYGKKANCEYF; this is encoded by the exons ATGCCTTTAAAGTTTGAACTGTGTCCCGGGAGGATGATTGGAGGCAACCATCCGTGTTTTATTATCGCTGAAATCGGACAAAACCACCAGGGAGACATCGAGATTGCCAAGAAATTGATCAAAATGGCGAAG GACTGCGGTGCTGATTGTGCCAAATTCCAGAAAAGTGAACTGCAGTACAAATTTAACAAACGTGCCTTAGAACGCCCCTACACGTCCAAACACTCTTGGGGGGCCACTTATGGAGATCACAAGCGCCACCTGGAGTTCAGCCATGAGCAGTGCAGGGAGTTGCAGAAATATGCCAAGGACGTGGGAATCTTCTTCACCGCCTCAGGACAGGATGAG ATGGCTGTAGAGTTTCTCGATGAGCTTAAAGTGCCTTTCTTTAAAGTGGCCTCATTAGACGTCAGCAACTTCCCTTATTTGGAGAAGACAGCCAAGAAAG GACGTCCCATGGTGGTTTCCAGTGGGATGCAGTCCATGGAGACGATGCGTCAGGCGTACAAGACAGTGAAGGCGCACAACCAGAACTTTGCCATTCTGCAGTGTACCAGCGCCTACCCTCTTGATCCTGAGAATGTCAACCTCAGAGTGATCAAA GAATACATGAAGGAATTCCCAGATATTCCAATTGGATATTCTGGCCACGAGTCTGGAATCAGTATTTCAGTGGCAGCTGTTGCTTTGGGGGCAAAAGTCCTCGAGCGCCACGTGACACTGGACAAGACGTGGAAAGGAAATGACCATGAGGCGTCGCTGGAGCCCTCTGAGCTGGCCGAGCTGGTTCGCTCTGTCCGAGTGGTGGAGAAGGCACTGGGTAGTGGCGTCAAGAGGATGCTTCCTTGTGAGAAGACATGCTATGACAAG CTGGGGAAGTCTGTGGTGGCCAAGGTGAAGATCCCCAAAGGAACTGTCCTCACTCTGGACATGTTGGCGGTGAAGGTGGCCGAGCCCATGGGTGTAGCTGCTGAGGACATCTTCCAGCTGATTGGCAGGGTTGTCACGGAAGACGTGGGAGAAGATGAGAGTGTCACACCAGGGGTGGTGGACAGCTATGGGAAGAAGGCCAATTGCGAATATTTTTAA